The Thermacetogenium phaeum DSM 12270 genome segment CAAAGAAAAAAAGACCGGGAATTCTCAGGCGATCGCTGGCTTTGATGTTGCCTCACTCCTCAGTCTTTTGTTGGGCTGTTCCTCCGAGCCGTATCCTCTTAGGATTAAATTAACCTCTACCTTCCTGTTTTATTCACAGACAAATTGCTATTCAGAATCTCCCGGGCGTGCTTCCGGGCAATTTCCTTCTTGCCGGAATTACCGAGCATTCTCACCAGCTCGTCGATCCTCTCCTCCTCTTGAAGCAGGCGAACGGAAACACACGTCCTCTCCCCCGAAAAGGTCTTTTCAACGCGAAAATGCCTCTGCCCCCTCCCCGCGATCTGCGGTGCATGGGTGACACACAACACCTGCTTCCCCCCGGCCACAGCAACCAGGCGCTCGCCCACCGCCTGCAGCGTCAACCCTCCGATCCCGGCATCGATTTCATCGAAAATCAGAGTAGGTATACGGTCATTTTCCGCCAGAATCACCTTTAGTGCCAGCATAACGCGCGACATTTCGCCTCCTGAGGCTATTTTAGCCAGAGGCTTCAAGGGCTCGCCCGGGTTGGCGCTGAACAGAAACTCGACCTCATCATATCCTTTAGGCCCGGGGTCGCTTAACACCTTCCAGCCGATTTCCAGGCGGGCATTCTCCATGCCCAAACCTTCCAATTCCCTGAGAACGGCGGCAACAAAACGCTTCGCACCGGCACGCCTTAATGAGGACAGTTTTTTAGCCTCGGCATCATACTCCTTTGTCAAACGCCGGTATTCGTCTGCCAGGGCCTCCTTCCGTCCGGCTGCCCCCTCCATTCCCTCGATCTCGGCCGCGGCCTGTTCCCGAAAGGCGCAAACCTCAGCGAGGGAATTCCCGTACTTGCGCATCAGTCCCCGCAGGGCAAAAAGCCGGTCCTCCACCTCCTGGGCGCGCTGAGGGTCAAATTCCAGTCTGTCCTGGTAGGACCTCAGCCTTTCAACGACATCCTCCAGCCTGTAAACGATATCATTCAACTCATAACAAAGCTCCTCCATGGAACCGTCAAGCTTCCCTATCTCCTGCAGCTTCTGGGCGGCGCTGCTCAGAAGATCGTAGGCAGGAGCAGTTCTGCCGCCGCCTGCCAGTTCCTCCAGAGCTTCCTTGACCAGACCGGCCAGTTTTTCACCGCAGCGGAAGCGCTCCCTCTCCTGCTGCAGCTCCTCTTCCTCGCCGGGGCGCGGCTTAAGGCGGTCGATTTCCGCCACAGCGAACCGCAGATATTCCAGGTGGCGCGTTACTTCTGCCTCATGAGCCTGTTGCTGTTCGTATTCCTCCTTCACCATTACAAGGCGCCGGTACAGATCGGCAACGAGTGAACGCTGCTGCAGAACTTCACGCCCGCAGTAACGGTCGAGCAACTCACCGTGCTGGCCTACGCGCAAGAGAGACTGATGCTCATGTTGCCCGTGCAGATCCACCAGCAGTTCCCCCAGCGAGCGGTACATTGCCAGGGGGACTATCCTCCCGTTTATCCTGCAAAGGCTTCTCCCCTCCCGCACCACTTCCCGAGAAAGCAACAGGGTTCCGTCCTCACTGACGGGAACCCCGAGTTCGACCAGCTTTTCGGCGACGTGCAGGTAATCTGTACAATCAAAAAGCCCTTCAACACAGGCCTTTTCTGCGCCTGTGCGCACCAGTTCCGTAGATGCCCGGCCACCCACCAGCAGATTCATGGCATCAACGATAATTGACTTGCCGGCACCGGTTTCCCCAGTTAAAACATTTAACCCCGGTCCGGGATGAAGCTCCACATAATCGATCAGGGCAAAGTCTCTGATGACGAGCTGGACTAGCACCTTCGACCTCACCTCAATAGTGATTCCAGGCGTTCCACCACTTGAACCACCACATCCCGCGGCTTGACGATAACGAGAATTGTGTCATCACCGGCCACCGTTCCGATGATCTCCTTCCAGCCGGCATGGTCGAGGGCTGAGGCAACCCCCTGAGCAGCACCAGGGAGGGTTCTGATGAGCACCAGGTTTTCACTGAAATCAACTTTGACTACGTTTTCCCTGAAAAGCCGGCGAAGGCGCTCATTACTGCGCGGTGGCTCCAGCTTGTGCGGCCGGGCGTAGCGGTAAACATTAGGCCCAACCGGAACCTTGACCAGCTGCAGCTCTTTGATGTCCCGGGAGATGGTGGCCTGAGTGGTTTTAATTCCCCTTGCCAGCAGCTCTTCGGCCAGCTCCTCCTGTGTCGCAACTGGTTTTTCCTCTATGATTTCCAGAATCATCTGCTGCCGTCGCAGTTTCAAAGGAGTTCCTGTCCTCCTTAAATTAAAAATCTCTAACTAGCGGTTTCCCTCCCGCATCTTCAGTCGCAAAACTTCGGAAAACGACCTTCCTTTGACCTTCACCAAATTGGTATAAACAGCAGCCTTCCGGATAATCACACAATCGTTTTTCTGCAAAGGGTAACCGATCTGCCCGTCAATCGTCACCATATTCTCGGGGGAATCGGACTTCAGAACTACCCTGATCTCCTGATTGTGGGAAAGGATGAACGGACGGGCATAAAGGGAATGCGGGCAAATGGGGGTTACGATCATCACTTCCAGCTCCGGATTGACGATAGGACCTCCAGCCGAAAGGGAATAAGCGGTAGAACCGGTCGGAGAAGCAATGATAATTCCATCCGCCCGGTAGGTAGCCAGGTAATCGTTTCCAACATAGGTCTCCAGCCTGATGATGCGGGATATCGGACCCTTGTTGATAACGACATCATTCAAGGCGACAAAGTTGGCCACCCTAGAACCTTCCCGCAGCACCTCGGCGGCCAGCATCATGCGCGGCTCTATTTTATAATCACCCTTCAAAAGTTTTTCCAGGGAAGGATAGAGGTCGGGCATTTCCAGGTCGGTGAGGAAGCCCAACTGGCCGAGGTTGACACCCAGGATCGGAGTCCCCTTCTCGGCCACCTGGCGTGCCACTCCCAAAAGTGTCCCGTCCCCGCCGAGAGACATGATAATATCCACGTCTTCGGTGAACTCAAGAAGAGGACAACCGTAACTCGGCTCACCGGTTTCGATATAGCGGGGCAGAACAACACTGATCCCCCGCTGTTCGAACCATCCTTTTAAAATATCGAGAAATCTTCCGCCTCGTGCCTTTCGATAATTAACAACCAAACCTATCCGTTTCATCTTTTCCTCCCAGCTACCTGGCACCGCCACCCTTGTTCAACAGCAGATCGTGTGCTCTCAGAACAACGGTGCGAACCATTTCCGATAGTTCCCGTTCCACTAACCCTTGTTCGGAATGTTTCTCTTCTCCGGCCACCAGCCATAAGAAAAATTCCAGGTTGCCTTCCGCTCCCAGCAGCGGTGAATGAGTAACACCTTTCATGAGAAAACCGCTTCCCCTGGCATCGGCGATGACCTTTTCCAAAACCCTACAATGAGTTTCCGGTGCCCTGACAATTCCCCCCTTACCTACGAGAGCCCGGCCGGCTTCGAATTGGGGCTTCACAAGGGCGACAACCTCTCCCTCATCTCTCAGCAGCTCTCTGACGGCGGGGAAAACCTTTTCTAGAGAAATAAAGGAAAGATCCAGAGTAACAAGGTCTACCTTTGTCCCCAGCTTTTCCGGGGTAAGATAGCGCAAATTGGTCCTCTCCAGGACGACGACCCGAGGGTCGCGGCGCAGCTCCCAGGCAAGCTGGCCGTAGCCGACATCAACGGCAAAAACCCGCATAGCTCCCCGCCTGAGAAGGCATTGGGTAAATCCCCCCGTAGAGGCCCCGGCATCCAGGACTACCCGGCCGCCGATATCTATTCCGAATTCATCCAGCGCTGCATCCAGTTTGAGCCCACCCCTGCTGACGAAGGGGCAGGGATCTCTTTTAACTTCGATCTCACCCTCAGGGTCCACGAACGTGCCTGGTTTTTCAATACGCTGCCCCCGGTAGAAAACGACACCTTCCATAATCGCCCGCCGAGCCTGCTCACGGCTGGAGAAATAATTCTTTTCAACGAGAAGCTGATCAAGTCGCTTCTTCCTGCCTCCCACTCCTTACCAACCCTTCGACCTGATAAATCTGGCAATCCCCGCAGGGTCAAGCCCCAAAGCCTCCCGCAGGATGCGGGGATCCCCGTGTTCTAGAAAGCAGTTGGGCACACCGAGGCAGGCTGCTTCACCGCGATAATTGCGAGCCGCCAGCAGCTCCAGCACTGCGCTACCAAATCCCCCCGCCAGAACATTTTCCTCCAGCGTCAAGACCTTTTCCGTCTTCAGCGCCCAGTCCAGAATCAGATCCTCATCAAGCGGTTTGACGAAACGGCAGTTGACGACGGCAACATCCTTCCCTTCATCTGCCAGCATTGCTGCCGCTTCCAGAGCATGGTAAACAAGAGGCCCAACGGCAAATATTACCACGTCCCGGCCTCTCCGAAGCACCTCTCCCCTGCCGAGAGGCAGGGCCGTGGGGTCCATCTCCACCTCGATCAAGGGGCCAGCCCCTCGAGGATAACGGATGGCCACAGGCCCCGGATAGTCGATGGCACTTTTGAGCATCGCCACCAGTTCACTCTGATCCTTAGGAACCATCACGGTCATTCCCGGTATATGCCGCAAATAAGAAAGGTCGAAGATCCCCTGATGGGTTTCCCCGTCATCACCCACAATTCCGCCGCGATCGAGCGCAAATACCACGTGCAGCTTTTGCCGGGCAACATCGTGCACAATCTGATCGTAGGCCCGCTGTAAAAACGTCGAGTAAATGGCAACTACAGGAAGGCATCCGGCCTTGGCCAGGCCGGCGGCCAGGGTGACGGCATGCTCTTCGGCAATCCCCACGTCAAAAAAGCGGTCCGGGTATCGTTCTGCAAAATCACGCAACCCCGTACCATCGGTCATAGCGGCAGAGATTGCCACCAGGTAGGGATGGCGCTCCGCCAGTCGAACAACTGTGGCACCGAAAACCTCAGTGAAACTCGGAGCAGGTCCAGGAGGGTGAGGCTCACCAGTTGCTAAATCAAAGGCACCGATTCCGTGAAACCTGTTGGGATATTTTTCAGCAGGGGGGTAACCCATTCCTTTGACAGTAGAGACATGTAGCAGAACGGGGCCCGGCAACCCCTTGGCTCGCTCCATAACCTGTATCAAGAGCCCGATATTATGCCCGTCTATCGGCCCCAGGTACGTAAACCCGAGCTCCTCAAAGAGAATTCCGTTAACGAGCAGGTATTTAAAGCTGTCTTTAAAGCGCTCTACAGCTTTGAAAACACGCGGACCGATATTGGGGATGCGGCGGAGCACGTCCCTAATCTCTTCCTTGCTGCGGTAGTAGAGAGGATCGGTGCGCAGTCTGCTGAGGTAGTTTGCCAGAGCTCCGACATTTCTGCTGATAGACATCTCATTGTCATTTAAGACGACAATTAAACGGGTACCTAACTGCCCGGCGTGATTTAGGGCTTCAAAAGCCATCCCTCCAGTCAGCGCCCCATCCCCGATCACCGCCAGGACGGAGTGTTGTTCCCCCTTGAGATCGCGGGCGATGGCAAAGCCCAAGGCTGCGGAAATGGAGGTGCTGCTGTGCCCGGTTTCAAAGCAGTCATGGTCACTTTCGGAGCATCGCGGGAAACCGCTCAATCCCTTGTACTGCCGCAGCGTTTCCATTTTGTCCCTGCGGCCGGTGAGGATCTTATGTACATAGCACTGATGCCCCACATCCCAGATGATCTTATCACGTGGGGATTCAAAGACATAATGAAGGGCAATGGCCAACTCTACGACTCCCAGGTTCGGGGCAAGATGTCCGCCGGTTCGCGAGACCACCTTCAATAAAAAAGACCTGATCTCCTCCGCCAGTTTCTCCAGTTCGGGCAAGGTCAGACCGCGCAGATCAGAAGGGGCGTTAATCTTTTCAAGAATCACAATTCTTCACCTTTTTCTTCACCGGACAGAAGAACTCGTATCCTGTTATTTTTTCTATCCAAGCAGCTATCTGACCGATTCGGAACATGACCTCAGTAGCCTCATTAAGCGCAAAACCTTTACCTATCGCTTTACCTCCCACAGTCAATGCAGCGACCAGGCCTGTCATCAACGTCATCAACAAGGTCGTATCGAGACCGGGATGACCGGCAAGCAACCGGAATACGATGGCTACCCCGACGGCACCGCCGACCGTGGCGCAGATATCACCCATGACGTCATTACAGAAGATCGCCACTTGATCGGCGTTCTTGATCAATTTAACTGCCTGCCGCGCACCCCATACCTTATTGGCCGCCCTGGCATTCATGTGGCCGACGTCCGCCGCCGCAGCAGCAAAACCGATAATGTCAAATAGAACACCGATAAGTATAACAATCAATAATATGACGAACCCTAACAAAAGAGCTGTGATCCTGCCCAGTAAGAGATCTGACAGATAGCTGAAGAGGATGCTAAGCACAAAGGTTAGAAGTGCGTTGCTGAGAGCGCGGCGCAGCCATTTGCCTTGATCTGACATTCATCTCCTCCATCAATGCATAAATGCAACCGGGAAAATTATATAAAGAGGTTGGGGTAAGGTTATCACCTCATCCTCCAACCCTTAAATAACATAAAACAATATCTGCAGGTGGTCACCTGCCGGGTAAATATTGTGGCTTAGGTCTAGCAGGTTTTCCCAACGAGGC includes the following:
- the recN gene encoding DNA repair protein RecN produces the protein MLVQLVIRDFALIDYVELHPGPGLNVLTGETGAGKSIIVDAMNLLVGGRASTELVRTGAEKACVEGLFDCTDYLHVAEKLVELGVPVSEDGTLLLSREVVREGRSLCRINGRIVPLAMYRSLGELLVDLHGQHEHQSLLRVGQHGELLDRYCGREVLQQRSLVADLYRRLVMVKEEYEQQQAHEAEVTRHLEYLRFAVAEIDRLKPRPGEEEELQQERERFRCGEKLAGLVKEALEELAGGGRTAPAYDLLSSAAQKLQEIGKLDGSMEELCYELNDIVYRLEDVVERLRSYQDRLEFDPQRAQEVEDRLFALRGLMRKYGNSLAEVCAFREQAAAEIEGMEGAAGRKEALADEYRRLTKEYDAEAKKLSSLRRAGAKRFVAAVLRELEGLGMENARLEIGWKVLSDPGPKGYDEVEFLFSANPGEPLKPLAKIASGGEMSRVMLALKVILAENDRIPTLIFDEIDAGIGGLTLQAVGERLVAVAGGKQVLCVTHAPQIAGRGQRHFRVEKTFSGERTCVSVRLLQEEERIDELVRMLGNSGKKEIARKHAREILNSNLSVNKTGR
- the argR gene encoding arginine repressor, which encodes MKLRRQQMILEIIEEKPVATQEELAEELLARGIKTTQATISRDIKELQLVKVPVGPNVYRYARPHKLEPPRSNERLRRLFRENVVKVDFSENLVLIRTLPGAAQGVASALDHAGWKEIIGTVAGDDTILVIVKPRDVVVQVVERLESLLR
- a CDS encoding NAD(+)/NADH kinase, with the protein product MKRIGLVVNYRKARGGRFLDILKGWFEQRGISVVLPRYIETGEPSYGCPLLEFTEDVDIIMSLGGDGTLLGVARQVAEKGTPILGVNLGQLGFLTDLEMPDLYPSLEKLLKGDYKIEPRMMLAAEVLREGSRVANFVALNDVVINKGPISRIIRLETYVGNDYLATYRADGIIIASPTGSTAYSLSAGGPIVNPELEVMIVTPICPHSLYARPFILSHNQEIRVVLKSDSPENMVTIDGQIGYPLQKNDCVIIRKAAVYTNLVKVKGRSFSEVLRLKMREGNR
- a CDS encoding TlyA family RNA methyltransferase, with amino-acid sequence MGGRKKRLDQLLVEKNYFSSREQARRAIMEGVVFYRGQRIEKPGTFVDPEGEIEVKRDPCPFVSRGGLKLDAALDEFGIDIGGRVVLDAGASTGGFTQCLLRRGAMRVFAVDVGYGQLAWELRRDPRVVVLERTNLRYLTPEKLGTKVDLVTLDLSFISLEKVFPAVRELLRDEGEVVALVKPQFEAGRALVGKGGIVRAPETHCRVLEKVIADARGSGFLMKGVTHSPLLGAEGNLEFFLWLVAGEEKHSEQGLVERELSEMVRTVVLRAHDLLLNKGGGAR
- the dxs gene encoding 1-deoxy-D-xylulose-5-phosphate synthase is translated as MLEKINAPSDLRGLTLPELEKLAEEIRSFLLKVVSRTGGHLAPNLGVVELAIALHYVFESPRDKIIWDVGHQCYVHKILTGRRDKMETLRQYKGLSGFPRCSESDHDCFETGHSSTSISAALGFAIARDLKGEQHSVLAVIGDGALTGGMAFEALNHAGQLGTRLIVVLNDNEMSISRNVGALANYLSRLRTDPLYYRSKEEIRDVLRRIPNIGPRVFKAVERFKDSFKYLLVNGILFEELGFTYLGPIDGHNIGLLIQVMERAKGLPGPVLLHVSTVKGMGYPPAEKYPNRFHGIGAFDLATGEPHPPGPAPSFTEVFGATVVRLAERHPYLVAISAAMTDGTGLRDFAERYPDRFFDVGIAEEHAVTLAAGLAKAGCLPVVAIYSTFLQRAYDQIVHDVARQKLHVVFALDRGGIVGDDGETHQGIFDLSYLRHIPGMTVMVPKDQSELVAMLKSAIDYPGPVAIRYPRGAGPLIEVEMDPTALPLGRGEVLRRGRDVVIFAVGPLVYHALEAAAMLADEGKDVAVVNCRFVKPLDEDLILDWALKTEKVLTLEENVLAGGFGSAVLELLAARNYRGEAACLGVPNCFLEHGDPRILREALGLDPAGIARFIRSKGW